CGGCGCACTGCCCACCATCCGCGACGCGCTCGAAGCGGCCGACGAGGGCGCGATCATCTCGATCGCCCCCGGGGACTACCCCGAGCCGGTCTCGATCACCCGGCAGCACGTGACGCTGTCCGCGCGCGAGTCCGGCAGCGTCACCATCAGCTCGCCGTTCCCGGACCAGCCGGTCGTTTCCGTCACCGATGCCAGGGTCGAGCTGATCGGCCTGAAATTCACGTCCTCGGAACACTCCGCGGTCCGCGTGCGTGGTGGCCAGGTGAAGATCGTCGAGTGCACGGCCACGGCCGGGTACGCCCCGGGCATCGACATCGCGGGCGCCGACCGCATCGAGGTCCGCAACAGCCAGGTCACCGGCGCGCAGTACGGCATCATCGTCGAGGACTCCGACGGCACGATCGACCGGTGCGAGATCCGCGAGATCGCCGACGACGGGCTGATCGTCCGGCTGGGCGCACGGGTCAAGGTGCAGCACACGACCATCGCCGGATGCGGGTTCCGCGGCGTCTACATGTACCAGGCGGGTGACTCCAGTCTGGACCGCTGCGACATCTCGCAGACCGGTGACGCCGGGATCGCGGTGGCCGACCAGAGTTCGCCACACATCGGCACCTGCTGGGTGCACGACACGCAGGGCGCCGGGATCAGTGTCGGCCGCGGCTGCGGCGGGCTGATCGAGGACTGCCGGGTGGAGAACACCGCCGTGCCCGGCATCCACCTCGCCGACGGCGCCCGCACCGAGGTCCGGGAGGGTGACCCGGCCAAGGGCAAGGTCCCCGTCGGTGCCGTCGCCACCACCGGCAACCACCAGGACCTGGAAAGTGTCGACAAGCTGCTCGGCGAGCTGGACGGCATGATCGGCCTGGCCGGCGTCAAGGCCGAGGTGCGCGGGCTGATCGACGAGATCCAGGTCAACGAGTGGCGCCGCAGCGAGGGGCTGTCGGTCGGCACGGTCAGCAACCACCTCGTGTTCGCGGGGGCGCCCGGTACCGGTAAGACGACCGTCGCGCGCATCTACGGCCAGTTGCTCAAGGCACTGGGCATCCTGCCGAACGGCCGGTTCAAGGAGGTGTCGCGGCGGGACCTGGTCGGCCAGTACATCGGCCACACGGCGGAGAAGGCGGCGTCGGCGTTCGAGGAAGCGCGCGGCGGCGTGTTGTTCATCGACGAGGCGTACACGTTGTCCCGCTCCAGTGGCAGTGGCGCCGACTTCGGTCAGGAGGCCATCGACACGCTGGTGAAGCTGATGGAGGACCACCGCGACGAGGTCGCCGTGATCGTCGCGGGCTACACCGGCGAGATGGAGAAGTTCATGGACGCCAACCCCGGTCTGGCGTCCCGGTTCAACAAGACGCTGGTGTTCGAGAACTACAGTCCCGAGGAACTGGTGTCGATCAGCCTGCACATGGCCCGCGGCGACGACTACCTGCTGGGCGAGGACCTGGATCTGGCGCTGCTGGAGTGGTTCGGGCAGATGGAGCGCGACCAGAACTTCGGCAACGCCCGTGAGGCCCGCAAACTGCTGGAGCGGATGCGCAAGTCCCAGTCGACGCGGCTGCGCTCCCTCGGGCAGCGCCCCACCCGCGACGACCTCCGGACACTCTCGCTGGACGACCTGCTGGAGGCGGTGCGCGGCACGGGTTAGAGTTCGAAGCCGGACTTCCGCGTCAGGGTTTCCAGCTGCACCGGGTCGGCGTAGACGTAGGCGGCCGCGCCGGTCGGCACGAACCCGCGCGGATCGTCCTCCGGTGGGACCAACGAACTGGATCTCGAAGTTCTCGCTGACCTCGACGTCGGCTCGGGAACCTCGACGACGTCGGCTCGGGAACAGCCTGCCCGGTCCGCGACCGGCGGATCGGGCAGCGCCGCGCTCGGCACCGCGTGCGCGTCGTCGGCACGCAGGAGCGCGAGAGCGAGCACGGCGGGGCGGCCCGGTCCCGCGGCTCACCCCCGCGCGACGGCGCGCAGCCGCTCGACCGCGGCCTCACCCGCGGGCGCGAGCAACCGGAAAGTCTCTCGAGCCGTGCCCGGCGCCCAGCTCAGACCTGCGGGGTGTTGCCCTTGCCGGACTGCCCTTCGGCCGGGCCGCCGGCGGCAGCGGCTTCGGCGATGGCCGACACCAGTTCCGGCACGCTGGTGCCGGGCAGGGTCAGTTCCATGCTCGTGCCCGGGTTGAAGCACAGGACGTGGTCGTCGTCCGGCCAGTTCAGCAGAACATCCAGAAAGGACACGGTGGCGCGCGGTCCGCCGCCGGGGGCCACGGTGTCCAGGATCCGCTCGGAGCTGAACACCGGGATCACCGGCGTTTCGTCGTCACCGAGCACGCGCCACGGGAACCCACCGCTTTCGATGGCCGACGGTCCGGCGACCGACTCGGTGGTGGGCAGCACGACGTCGGACGCGATCAGGGCGAGCAGGAAAGCGTCGAAGTCCAGTTCGGACACCGCGCCCCGCAGACGCTCCTCCAGCTCGTTCGCGGGCTGCAGCGCAGCCGCGGCCTCGGCGTCACCGCCCAGCTCCTCCAGGGCCAGGCGGCGCACCTCGCCGAGCACCTCGTCGACCATCGCGTCCTGCACGTCCTGGACCGGAACCAGCTCCTGACGGCCCTCGGCCAGGTCCTCGACCTCCCCCAGCACCAGGTACACGCCGATCGGGACGCCGGGGTTGACGACCAGCTGCGCGTGGTCGGGATGGATGTCGCGCAGGCCGGTGATATCGGTCTGCCGCCAGCTGTCGACGACACCGCCGAGCGTCCAGTCCAGGGACTGCTCGGACGTGAAGACGATGACGTGGTTCCCCTCCGGCATCGGCAGGCTCGTGGGCCACGGCTCGCCCGGCTCTGGGGCGGCAGGCACGAACAGCGGTGCGTCGCGCAGCAGCTGGGCGTAGCGCCTGCTGTCACTGTCCTGCAGCGCGGCCAGCATGTCGGTCTCGACCTCGTTGGCCGGGCGCCACTGAAAGTCCACTCCAGACACTTCCTCTACGTCGGTCTCCGGTCAGAACCGGACTTCTTCGATGTCGTCGTCCACAGCGTCCGGCGGATGGACGAGCGTGAAGTCTGGCAGCCGGGCGTTGAGCACCTCGACGGGGGTGGTGATCGGTTCGAACTCCACCCCTTCGGGCACCGTCGTGAGCGAGATGTGGATGCCGAAACCGCAGTGGGCGCAGGAGAACTGGGCGTATCCCATCCGGTCCGATTCGTCGGCGACGAACACCAGGCGCAGCTCGTGGTGGCCGCAGTTCGGGCACGCCGTGCCGGGCCGGTCCGGCAGCGCGTCGTAGTACTCGCCATAGGTGCGCTGCCAGTCGGCGTAGGAAGCGTGCTGCTCGCCGGCCATCAGTCTTCCCGTTCCTGGTTGAGCGGGTGGTTCTGCCACCACTCCTTGTCGGCGGTGTGCGCCTCGTTCTCCCAGGCCCGCCATTCCCGGGCCGATCCGACGGGCCGCCAGCCCTTGTTCTCCAACTGCTTCACGTGCTCGTTCTCATGGTACAGAGTGCGGGCCAGCACCTCTTCGTTGACGAACGCCTGCGGCGTGGCCTCGACGCGGGCGCCCCGGCCGTTGAGCACCGTCTCGCCGTACATGCCACGCTTGGACTTGTTGATCGTCACCTTCGCCCTGTCGTGCATCTCGATGCCGTACTTTTCGGCTATCAGACGGATGTTCTCCGGCGTCACCTTGAGCTTGCCGCTCTCCCAGTACTCGAGCCGCGGATCCCTCCGGTTCTCCGGCCAGGGCTCGGGCTTGGTGCCCTCGTCGTCGAGCCGGCGCAGGCGCTCGCCCGTCAGGTCCAGTTCCTGGCGGGAGTAGCCGGCATACAGGCTTCCGGCGTCCTGGAGTTCCAGCTCCCACTGGGTATAGCGGGACAGTTGGGCGATGTTCAGGTTGGCGGTGACCCGGAAGTACCGCAGCTCACCCTTGTCCAGCTGCGCGCGCATCGCGCCCACGTGCGGTGCCTTCGCACCGCCCTCGACGGCCATGGCACTGAGCGCGGCGAGCACGTGCTGCCTCGGGTCGCCGGGCTCGGTCACGGCGTGCGGGCCCATGCCCTCGATCACCACGTAGTGCCCGTCGCGGTCGCGGTGGATCTGGACCAGCCCCCGCCCCGTCTCCGGCACGTCGACCCTCGTCAGCGGGTTCCGGCCGAGCGAGCCGTACTCGGCGCGCAGATCACGAGCGGCGTGCCGGACGGCGTGGACACCGACCTCGTCGTTCAAGACGCTCACCGGCTCCGGCGGATCCCCGTGGATCAGCGGCGAGCCCGTGTCGAGCAGCTGCGCGAACTCCGGGATGATCGGCTGGGTGTCCCAGCCGGGAATCCGCAGCCGGATTTCGCCGTTTTCGCCGCGCACCGGTGTCGCAGCGGTGTAGATGCCGTGCCGGACCTCGGGCATGCTGGCCAGCAACGGCATCCCGGCGTCGGCGAGCGCGGAAAGCAGCTCGCCCAGGAACGCGACGGCGTTCTCCGCGTCGACGACCGACTGCCGCACGGGATGCGGGATCACTGCCTCGAGAACCGCGGCGACCTCGTCGGGCGCGGCGAGGTAGCGGGTGTGCGCCACGTCCTCCGCGAGGAGAGCGTCTTCCACCGCCAGCATCCACCGCGGGCTCTCCGGACTGGCCGGATCCGCAGGGAGCAGGAATTCGTTCGGCACGACCAGATCGCGGGATCCACGCCGCGGCGAAAGCCGCACCACGTGGTCGCCGGAGGGCAGTTCGGTGACGAGATGGCGGATCTGGTCCGGCTGCGCCGCCGCTACGGCGTGAAGCACCCGGAAGGCCGTCATCGACCGCATCTGGCCGCTGCTCATGAGGGCCGGGTCGAGCGTGTCGAAGACGGGCCGGGCGACGGGCGCCCAGGACCGGCCGTCGGTGTCCTCGTACAGCGCCGGCTCGCGCGGCACCAGTGGGTTCGGGTTCGCCGGATGCCGCGGGTCCTCGGGCGGGAGGGCCGAGTCGGCCAGCGCATCGAAGGCGCGGTGCACGAGCACCATGCCTTTCCGGTCCGGCCGGTAGAAGAACTCGTGGTCCTCCAAGAGAGCCATCATCTCCGGGTTGTTCCCGTGCTCCGCCTCGAACGCGGCCCTGGCCTGCGCACGGTCCAGGGCCAGGCGTGCGGCCGGATCCCCGGCCGAGAACGGGTCGACGGCCGCCACGTGGCCCTTGGCGATGACGGGTACGTAGCGTTCGAGGTCGACCGTGCCGGACGGGGTGCGGGGCAGGCCGTGCGTCCGCACCAGCTGGGCGAGTGCCGGCGCCTGTCCGGCCAGTTCGCTCACGTGATTTTCCGCTGGGTGCAGCGGCTCGCTGTCCGGCCACGGCGAATTCAGGTCCAGCTCGGGTTCGGGCCGCCCCGCTGCTCCGCTGTCCTCGCGCGGGACGAGCGTGCCCAGGCCCTGGTCCCAGTCGCCGGCGAGTGCGCGTTCGAGCGCTTCGTGCGGAGCGAGATCCGGATACGCCAGGACGGCCAGAGCTTCGCGGTTGGCCAGCGCCCGCCGCAGCAGTGGCAGATCACCGCTGTTCCTGGAGTGCCACGCCAGGAGCTGCCGCCGTGCACGCGGATCGGTCATGGCATCGTGGACGGCCCGCAGATCGTCGGGCAGCCCTGAGGCGTCCGGCCGCATGGTGAGGGACCGGGCGAGCGCGATCCACTCCTGTGATTCGTCGCCGCCCGCGGCGTGAAGGTAGCCGGCGGTGGGCGGCAGCTGGCTGACCGGGCTGGGTGTCGTCCCGGACAGCACCACCGGTTTGCCGTCGCCGTCGATCATCAGGACGTCGATCCCGAAGCCGGCGGGCAGACCGGGCCCCGGCTTCTTCCGCCAGAACAGGATCTTCTCGGGAACGGGGGCGTGGCGCGGGCCCATGCCGGTCCGCAGCGCGTACCCCAGGGCGAGGTCGTCCACGAAGTCCGCGGCGTCCAGCACCCTGTCCGCCACGTCGCTCGCCGTCAGGCCGCGGAGTCGTTGCGGCTTGCCGCTGATCACGTCGTCGGTGAGCCAGTGGACGGTCCCACCGTGGTTGACGGCGATGGCCGCGGCGTGCAGGTCGTGCGGGTTCGAGCTGAGCCGGTGGATGACGTGCACCATCGCGCCGGGCCGGGCCGTCAACTCGCGTTCGATGTCGGCGTAGGGGTCCACGCCCTCGGGATAGGAGCGGAAGCGGGCGCCGGTGATCATTTCCTCGCGCCCGGCCGCACCGAGTTCGAAGCCGTAGGGTTCGCCATCCCGGATCCCGCGGAAGATGGGCAGCGCGGGCAGCTTGGCGATGCCGAGGTGGAAGATGGACCGCGCGGCGAGGAAGACTTCGAACGAGGAGGTGCCCGGCCGCCAGAGGAACTTCTGCCACACCTTCGGCGCCTGCTGCTTGGCAGGGTGCTCCCCCTTGCCGAGCATGGCTTTCTCCAGCTCCGCCGTCTCGTTGGCGGGCGTCCGCCGCAGCCCGTCGCGCTGGTCGAAGGGAGCGACCTCGCCGGGCGTGGCCGCGGGATCGTGGACCGAGTTCAGCAGCGACCCCAGCACCGGTTCGGTCTCGGCGAGGCGGATCAGGCGCTCCTCCGGGAGCTGCTTCTTGGCGATCTCCTTGAGCACCCGCCGGATCCAGGCGTGGTCGGACTTCGCCGGGTCGTCGTAGTGGCGCGGGGCTGCGGGGGCGATGTTCGTGGGCAGTGTGCCGAGACCGTTCTCCCACCGTGTGGTGAGCAGTTCGGCCAGCGCCCGGTCCATCCCCTGCTCGGCGAGGTCGGGGTAGGTCCACTCGGCCAGTTTGCGCAGGTGCTGGATCGCGCGCACGAAGACTTCCGGGTTCGTGCCCGCGTCCATGACGTGGGCCATCGCCCGCAGTTCGAGCTGCGCCGGACGGCTCCCCGCCAGCGAGTAGTAGAGCGCGGCGGCTTCCGGCGGGAACGAGGCCGGGGAGTCCAGCACGTTCTCGCCGTCCAGCTCCGCCTGACGGAACCGGTCGGCGTGCACGGCCCACGCGGCGCGTTCCTCGGACGACATCACGCCGAGGTGGACCTTCGTCGGTGTCCGCGGGTTGACGGGCGACAGCGGCCGGTTGCTGAAGGTGAACGCGCGCGCCTCCGTCGCCCCTCCGTTGTGGACGATGACGTCGATCGCGGTCACGCCATGCTCGTAGCGGTACAGGGGCTCGGGGCTCGCCACGCCGCGAACCGGATCGAGGTACACCGGCGTTCCGCCGTCCTGGCTCGCGACGGCGGTGACGTAGGGCTCGCGTCCCGGGCCGTGCAGGACGACGTAGGCGAAGGCGTTGCCCCGGCTCATCGCCAGCACGTTTTCGAGGTCGAGGTAGGCGAGGTCGATCGTCGGGACCGCGTCGGCGGTGTGCAGGCCGGTGGTGTCGGCCAGCCGCTGGAAGCGGCCGCCACGGTCGGCGATCCGGCCCAGCCCGTCGAGCTCGCGGCCCAGCGGCCGGGTGAGGTCGCCGTCCGCGAAGCCGTCGACGGTGCGGCGGGCCGCGGCGTCGATCTGCATGGTGCGCGAGCGGTCGCGGATCCAGTAGTCGTGCAGGACCATCGCCGCGTCGGCGTCGGCGAGCCGTCCCGCCGGGTCGGCGGCCCACGGTGCGAGCAGCCGCGCGGCGCGGATCAGGTCCTGCACGCCGGTGAGCGGTGTGACGCTCAGCGCCTCGTCCGCGATGGCGAACTGCGCTTCGGGAGCAGGCGTCAGGCCGCCGCGTTCGCCGAGCACGCGGGTCACGCGAGCAGGGGCGAAGGGTTGCTTCCCGGTCCACTTCGCGGGCCGGACCTCGCCGGAGACGATGTTGTTGGCCCGCCAGTGCTCCTCCGGCAGGTTCCGCAGCTGATCCGGGGTGAGGTGACCCAGCATCATCTCCCTGGCCACGAGATCGCGGCGGTGGTCCTCCTCCTCGATCAGGGCGAGCGTCAGCGGGCGCAGGTGCGCCGCGGCGATGGCGTCGAGGTCGAGCTCCTGGGAGACGTCAAACGCGGTGTCGCGGAACGCGGCGACGACTTCGCCGGTGCGCGCGGAATGGCCACCCTCGGCGATGGCGGCGGCTTCCTGAGCGGCGATGACGTCGAGAGTGAGCAGTCGCCCGGCCAACGCGGCGTCGACGGCGGTCTTCGGGTCGGGCCGGCGCAGCTGACCGCGCCGCAACCGCTGCATCCGGGTTTCCTGGTTCAGCTCGTGCCGGGCGCGGCCGAGCTGGTCCGCGAGCGCCCGCGCCGCCTGGTCGCGCGGAGTTCCCGGATGCAGTTCCAGACTGATCGGAGGCTTCCCCGAGTCGGGCGCCGTGCCGGCGAACGCGACCACCAGGCGCGGGCCGACGCGCCGGGTCCGGTCGGTGTAGTCGACCGTGACGGGCACGCCCGCGAGATCGACCTGCGGGGTTCCGTCCACCGAACCGATCCTCAGCTCCGGCACGACCCGGGCGAGCGTGTCCAGCGCGGCGAGCGCTTCTTCCCGGTCGGTCTCGAAGGACGTGTTCACTTCCCCGGTGGCGACGAGCGCGTCCAGTTCGGGGATATTGCGAAGCTCGGGTTCCACCGAAGCATCGCGCCCGTCCGGCAGCTCGGCGCCGCCCAGGTCCGGGTCGAAGCGGGCCGCCATGAACTGCTGTTCGATGCCGCGCCCCGGGAACCGCGCGACCGGGTTGATCCCCGGCCCGTGGGCCTCGGGCACCGACGGCAGCCCGCGCGGCCGGTGCGGTCCGCCCCCTTCCGGGAACGTCGCGTGCACCAGCGGCTGCCCGAAGTCGAGGAACAGTTCGAACTCGTGAATGGTGGCCCGGGTCCCCAGATCGGGGATGTTCACCAGGACCCGGCCGGTCCGGGCGTCGCGGACCGGTGTCGCCGTGACGTACCTGCCTTCCGGTCCGCGCGAAAGCCGGGCCAGCATGGGCATCTTCGCATCGGCGAGTACCGGCAGCAGCTGGTGCAGTGCGTCACCGGTCGCGCCGAGACCCGGCAGGTGGGACACGACCACTTCCAGGCCGGACACCGCCTCCAGCATCGAGCGGACGTGGTCGGCGCTGCCCGGATAGCCGGCGTTCGTCAGCCCCTGGTCGATGAGCGCGGCCTCCGCGGCGAGCATCCACCGGGGGCTCTTCGCCACCTCGGGGTCCGCGGGCACCAGGAACTCGTTCGGCACCGCGAGACGGACCACCTCCCCGCCGCGGTGCAATCGGACCAGGTGGTCGCCGGTGCCCTCCACCTCGGTGACGAGGCGGTTGCGCACGAGCATCCGGCGGGCGTCGGTGAACGAGCGCAGCACCTGGAACGCGACGTCGCTGCGCATCTGGTCCGGGTTCAGGACCGGGACCTTGCCGTCCTCGAACACGGGCCCGTCGACCGGCGTCCACACGCGACCGGTCGTGTCCTCGCCGGGAAGGGCCGGGCGGTGCACGAGCCGGACCGGGTCGGCCGGGTGGCGCGCGTCGCCGGGTGCGAGCACGGTGTCGAGCAGGTCGCCGAACGCGCGCGGCGCGAGCACCATCGCCGACTTGTCCGGCGTGTAGAAGAACTCGTACCCGTCGAGCGCATCGAGGACGTCCTGGTGGTCCCGGTAGACCCGCTCGAACTCCGCGCGCGCCGCCGCGCGGTCCGCGCTCAGGGTGGTGGCCGGACCTCCCCAGGTCCGGCCGCGAGCAGCCAGCGGCTGGTAGGCGGCCAGGTCGACGACTCCACCCGCGGTGCGCGCAAGCCCGTGCCTGCGCACGAATTCCGCGTGGACGGGAGCCGTTCGCGCGAGTTCGGCCAGGGCCCGCGCGGACGGTCGCAGAGGTTCCTGGTGCGTGTTCGGCAGCGCCTCCGCGTCGAAGTAGTCCAGGATGGACAGTCCGCCGAGCTCGTCCGTGGTGGCCCCGGCGCTCATCTGGTCGGCGAGCCACGCTTCCCGCTCGGCCCGCGGCATCGCGTCGAGGTAGGGCCGGGTCGGCGGGCGGCTGCTGTCCGGCGACACCGACAAGCCCGCGATCGGTACCGGCCCGGCCGGGCCGTGCAGGATGACGTCGACCGCGGTCATGCCCTCGGAGTACCCGTGGATGGGCGCCTGCCCGGAGCGGCCGGTGACCGGGTCGAGGTGGCGCACCCGCCCGTCCTGGCCCACGACGGCCGTAACCAGCGGCTGCTGTCCGTCTCGGCGCACCACGACGTAGGCGAAGGACCGGCCGTCGAGCTGCCCGAGCGCGTTGACCACGGTCTCGTAGGCGGCCTCGACGACCT
This is a stretch of genomic DNA from Amycolatopsis endophytica. It encodes these proteins:
- a CDS encoding SseB family protein, translating into MDFQWRPANEVETDMLAALQDSDSRRYAQLLRDAPLFVPAAPEPGEPWPTSLPMPEGNHVIVFTSEQSLDWTLGGVVDSWRQTDITGLRDIHPDHAQLVVNPGVPIGVYLVLGEVEDLAEGRQELVPVQDVQDAMVDEVLGEVRRLALEELGGDAEAAAALQPANELEERLRGAVSELDFDAFLLALIASDVVLPTTESVAGPSAIESGGFPWRVLGDDETPVIPVFSSERILDTVAPGGGPRATVSFLDVLLNWPDDDHVLCFNPGTSMELTLPGTSVPELVSAIAEAAAAGGPAEGQSGKGNTPQV
- a CDS encoding right-handed parallel beta-helix repeat-containing protein, encoding MPRTLFVAPDQRGALPTIRDALEAADEGAIISIAPGDYPEPVSITRQHVTLSARESGSVTISSPFPDQPVVSVTDARVELIGLKFTSSEHSAVRVRGGQVKIVECTATAGYAPGIDIAGADRIEVRNSQVTGAQYGIIVEDSDGTIDRCEIREIADDGLIVRLGARVKVQHTTIAGCGFRGVYMYQAGDSSLDRCDISQTGDAGIAVADQSSPHIGTCWVHDTQGAGISVGRGCGGLIEDCRVENTAVPGIHLADGARTEVREGDPAKGKVPVGAVATTGNHQDLESVDKLLGELDGMIGLAGVKAEVRGLIDEIQVNEWRRSEGLSVGTVSNHLVFAGAPGTGKTTVARIYGQLLKALGILPNGRFKEVSRRDLVGQYIGHTAEKAASAFEEARGGVLFIDEAYTLSRSSGSGADFGQEAIDTLVKLMEDHRDEVAVIVAGYTGEMEKFMDANPGLASRFNKTLVFENYSPEELVSISLHMARGDDYLLGEDLDLALLEWFGQMERDQNFGNAREARKLLERMRKSQSTRLRSLGQRPTRDDLRTLSLDDLLEAVRGTG